Proteins from a genomic interval of Verrucomicrobiota bacterium:
- a CDS encoding sulfatase-like hydrolase/transferase: MNTFKKQVLTLFGLILLSAAVASADVPRPLRQAQDRPNIVVILCDDLGYADVGFNGSKDIRTPELDRLAESGTIFSSGYVAHPFCGPSRMGLMEGRYPHEFGAPFNLPNPGLGIEDYNREGIDVVEVLMSTVLQQAGYFTGAIGKWHMGINPQFHPNIRGYDS, translated from the coding sequence ATGAATACATTTAAAAAACAGGTACTAACTCTGTTCGGGTTAATTCTTTTATCTGCGGCTGTTGCCTCAGCTGACGTGCCTCGTCCCCTTCGACAAGCTCAGGACAGGCCGAACATCGTGGTGATCCTATGTGACGATCTTGGGTATGCGGATGTCGGATTTAACGGGTCCAAGGATATTCGAACGCCGGAGCTGGATCGACTGGCGGAGAGCGGAACGATTTTTTCTTCCGGCTATGTGGCACATCCGTTCTGTGGGCCAAGCCGCATGGGGTTGATGGAGGGGCGGTATCCGCATGAATTCGGAGCGCCGTTTAATTTACCCAATCCAGGGTTGGGTATTGAGGATTACAACCGTGAAGGCATTGATGTGGTTGAGGTCCTTATGAGCACCGTGCTTCAGCAGGCTGGTTATTTCACAGGTGCGATTGGTAAATGGCATATGGGGATCAATCCGCAATTCCATCCAAATATTAGGGGCTACGATTCCTGA